A single genomic interval of Phaeodactylum tricornutum CCAP 1055/1 chromosome 5, whole genome shotgun sequence harbors:
- a CDS encoding predicted protein, whose amino-acid sequence MMLAGLSPHTFRHIFSRTAQIAANYNSRTMNTITEGVQFDTIAREWRCKWSVSDDKKSLQEAQKALESVLADVKKVEGVKDVQRVVCGGCLDFKVMTSLPADKFGAWEEAKFAPEEDFLGKLKEIDGISTIETQTFTLMPM is encoded by the exons ATGATGCTCGCTGGCCTATCCCCACACACGTTCCGCCATATCTTTTCCCGCACCGCTCAAATCGCCGCGAATTACAACTCGAG AACCATGAACACGATTACGGAAGGAGTCCAATTCGATACCATCGCCCGCGAATGGCGCTGCAAG TGGAGTGTTAGTGACGATAAAAAGTCGCTCCAGGAAGCGCAAAAGGCGTTGGAGTCCGTCTTGGCCGACGTCAAAAAAGTCGAAGGTGTCAAGGACGTGCAACGCGTGGTTTGTGGTGGATGTCTCGATTTCAAGGTCATGACGAGCTTGCCCGCCGACAAGTTTGGCGCCTGGGAAGAAGCCAAATTTGCCCCGGAagaagactttttgggaaagcTCAAGGAAATCGACGGCATTTCAACGATTGAGACGCAGACCTTTACGCTCATGCCCATGTAG